One region of Natronobacterium texcoconense genomic DNA includes:
- the cobS gene encoding adenosylcobinamide-GDP ribazoletransferase yields MTVGRWFRATRGAIGFLTRLPVGHHDGDWEAFRTTPAAFPVVGLVAGSLAAIPLLAVETLAAPTVALGYLLAVYAVMGVHHVDGVADLGDALVVHGDRERRREVLKDTTTGVGAVLAVSVTVAALALGALGLAGLPALAAVGVAIAAEVGTKLGMAAMACLGTASYEGMGRQFTEQSTPRAFVPLAVVVLAAMALAWPHPAAVALPGAVAGIVLPWYWANRHLGGINGDIFGAANEIGRVAGVHAGVIAWTLL; encoded by the coding sequence GTGACGGTCGGCCGCTGGTTCCGGGCGACCCGCGGCGCGATTGGCTTCCTGACGCGGCTCCCGGTCGGCCACCACGACGGCGACTGGGAGGCCTTCCGAACGACGCCGGCGGCGTTCCCGGTCGTCGGTCTCGTGGCTGGCTCGCTCGCGGCGATTCCGCTTCTCGCGGTCGAAACTCTCGCTGCGCCGACCGTCGCACTCGGGTATCTGCTTGCCGTTTACGCGGTGATGGGCGTCCACCACGTCGACGGCGTCGCGGATCTGGGTGATGCGCTGGTCGTCCACGGCGACCGCGAGCGCCGCCGCGAGGTGCTGAAAGACACCACGACCGGTGTAGGGGCCGTCCTCGCAGTGTCGGTCACCGTCGCCGCCCTTGCGCTCGGTGCGCTCGGCCTCGCCGGGCTCCCGGCACTCGCGGCCGTCGGCGTCGCGATCGCAGCCGAAGTCGGGACGAAACTCGGGATGGCCGCGATGGCCTGTCTCGGAACAGCAAGCTACGAGGGGATGGGACGGCAGTTCACGGAGCAGTCGACGCCTCGAGCGTTCGTCCCGCTGGCTGTCGTCGTCCTCGCGGCGATGGCACTCGCCTGGCCACATCCGGCCGCGGTCGCCCTGCCCGGAGCCGTCGCCGGCATCGTCCTCCCCTGGTACTGGGCGAACCGCCATCTCGGTGGGATCAACGGCGACATTTTCGGTGCGGCAAACGAGATCGGACGCGTCGCCGGCGTCCACGCGGGGGTGATCGCGTGGACGCTGTTGTGA
- a CDS encoding NTP transferase domain-containing protein, protein MCGGEGTRLEGSHEKPLHPIAGDAMVDRVVAALASSAVETTYAAVSPNAPETRDHLERDDRVRTIETAGDGYVADLVAILESPAVSPPVLTVAADLPLLEESVVDRILAVHGDDDRSRTVCVPVTLKRRLDVSVDSRLEPADHLAPTGVNVVGNDHETMYVSYDPRLAVNVNRLEDAHTATELEGNGCE, encoded by the coding sequence ATGTGTGGCGGCGAGGGGACGCGTCTCGAGGGCTCCCACGAGAAACCGTTGCACCCGATTGCAGGGGACGCGATGGTCGATCGCGTCGTGGCGGCACTCGCAAGCAGCGCGGTCGAGACGACCTACGCCGCGGTTTCGCCGAACGCACCCGAAACCCGTGACCACCTCGAGCGAGACGACCGCGTTCGGACGATCGAAACCGCCGGCGACGGCTACGTCGCCGACCTCGTGGCCATCCTCGAGTCGCCGGCCGTCTCGCCGCCGGTACTTACGGTCGCAGCCGATCTTCCGTTGCTCGAGGAGTCCGTCGTCGATCGAATACTCGCGGTCCACGGCGATGATGACCGCTCCCGGACGGTCTGTGTCCCAGTAACGCTCAAGCGCCGGCTCGACGTCAGCGTCGACTCGCGACTCGAGCCGGCCGACCACCTCGCGCCGACCGGGGTCAACGTCGTCGGCAACGACCACGAGACCATGTACGTCAGTTACGACCCACGACTCGCAGTCAACGTGAATCGCCTCGAAGACGCACACACTGCCACGGAACTGGAGGGGAACGGATGCGAGTGA
- a CDS encoding double zinc ribbon domain-containing protein: protein MSKITFRADDELVDALESLELSKSEAMRQALRAYIDEGPDRERETGGSSTSVDDVVRERVDELLEERLREERRRGHAPAYDDHPRSRAHTRAQQPQDVNVSISLEGGQLQADEQDSEPERARDTTQTERPDVTHRSQPEPNACGQCGEHVADDHVYCPNCGEKASRRLFCDCGDELRSDWAFCPSCGRRTPSADVLEPNSARDGQS, encoded by the coding sequence ATGAGTAAAATCACGTTCCGCGCCGACGACGAGCTCGTCGATGCGCTCGAGTCGCTCGAGCTCTCGAAGAGCGAGGCGATGCGGCAGGCGCTCCGGGCCTACATCGACGAGGGGCCGGATCGCGAACGTGAGACGGGAGGTTCGTCGACGTCCGTCGACGACGTCGTCCGCGAGCGCGTGGACGAACTCCTCGAGGAGCGGCTCCGCGAGGAGCGACGCCGAGGCCACGCGCCGGCGTACGACGATCATCCGCGCTCTCGCGCACACACGCGAGCACAGCAACCACAGGACGTAAACGTCTCCATCTCGCTCGAGGGAGGCCAGCTCCAGGCGGACGAGCAGGATTCCGAGCCGGAGCGAGCGCGGGATACCACCCAGACCGAACGTCCGGACGTCACACACCGATCGCAGCCGGAGCCGAACGCGTGTGGACAGTGTGGCGAACACGTTGCCGACGATCACGTCTACTGCCCCAACTGTGGGGAGAAGGCGTCTCGGCGACTGTTCTGTGACTGTGGCGACGAACTGCGATCGGACTGGGCGTTCTGTCCGAGCTGTGGTCGTCGGACGCCGTCAGCGGACGTGCTCGAGCCGAACTCCGCACGAGACGGACAGTCGTAA
- a CDS encoding ribbon-helix-helix domain-containing protein, which translates to MERVTLRIPKQQIEEVEQLVDSGKFPNRSEAIRSAVREMINEEYDEQPEQQPRERNWAKV; encoded by the coding sequence ATGGAGCGTGTGACACTGCGAATTCCGAAACAGCAGATCGAAGAGGTCGAACAACTAGTCGATTCGGGTAAGTTTCCGAACCGTAGCGAAGCGATCCGATCGGCCGTGCGAGAGATGATCAACGAAGAATACGACGAGCAGCCCGAGCAGCAGCCCCGCGAACGCAACTGGGCGAAGGTGTAA
- a CDS encoding HAD family hydrolase, producing the protein MAVSFDLFGTLVRADTPDDPAAAVAAELEARGVSVPDDWDDAYREPHVDAPEGAEVPLHAHVARALASRGVHPSGNVPRRAVVSAFDPVVETRAGTHEALETAREHGPVALCSNCSVPELVGRTLVRADFGRDDFDAIVSSVGCGWRKPAPEIFEQTADELGVSPEDLIHVGDDPRTDGGIEDVGGQAILLEETPLEDVPAELETLEAESQEEG; encoded by the coding sequence GTGGCAGTATCGTTCGACCTCTTCGGAACCCTCGTTCGCGCCGACACCCCCGACGATCCGGCGGCAGCCGTCGCCGCAGAACTCGAGGCCCGCGGCGTTTCCGTCCCCGACGACTGGGACGACGCCTACCGCGAGCCCCACGTCGACGCGCCCGAGGGTGCCGAGGTGCCGTTGCACGCCCACGTCGCCCGCGCACTCGCGAGCCGCGGCGTCCACCCCTCTGGAAACGTCCCGCGACGGGCCGTCGTCTCCGCGTTCGACCCTGTCGTCGAAACTCGAGCAGGCACACACGAGGCGCTTGAAACCGCCCGCGAGCACGGCCCCGTCGCGCTCTGCTCGAACTGTAGCGTCCCCGAACTCGTTGGCCGGACGCTCGTCAGGGCCGACTTCGGCCGCGACGACTTCGACGCTATCGTCTCGAGCGTCGGCTGTGGCTGGCGCAAGCCGGCTCCCGAAATCTTCGAGCAGACCGCCGACGAACTCGGTGTCTCCCCCGAAGACCTGATCCACGTCGGCGACGACCCGCGGACCGACGGCGGGATCGAAGACGTCGGTGGGCAGGCGATCCTTCTCGAGGAGACGCCGCTCGAGGACGTACCGGCCGAACTGGAGACGCTCGAGGCCGAAAGTCAGGAGGAGGGGTGA
- the cobT gene encoding nicotinate mononucleotide-dependent phosphoribosyltransferase CobT, whose product MRVILPAGTTETALIDGISAAGAAPELMEHTPSADVEILEYGRPTAAPVTPVSPTGCPTPAAITRAVREVVGFDVTVVDAGLAQPTNAPTVDLGVEPGNDIRGAEAVPDAAAIYDRAHGYGSSLPDDEVMIGETVPGGTTTALGVLTALGEPAGVSSSLPDNPIERKHRVVDDALDASDLEGGDCADEPLAAIRAVGDPVQPTVAGIAAGALESGSDVTLAGGTQMVAVAALLRHAGIDAPLSIATTSFVADGQDDLEEACDRLNCDLTVTDPGFDRRAHCAMERYCAGEAKEGVGMGGSLSLVPEGRMDEVRDRVETVCTRLGIDENGANDGAP is encoded by the coding sequence ATGCGAGTGATCCTCCCCGCTGGAACGACCGAGACGGCACTGATCGACGGCATCAGCGCCGCCGGTGCTGCGCCGGAACTGATGGAACATACCCCCTCGGCGGACGTCGAAATTCTCGAGTACGGCCGCCCGACCGCCGCTCCGGTCACGCCCGTGAGTCCGACGGGGTGTCCGACGCCGGCGGCGATCACCCGTGCCGTCCGTGAGGTCGTCGGGTTCGACGTCACCGTCGTCGACGCTGGCCTCGCCCAGCCGACGAACGCACCGACCGTCGATCTGGGGGTCGAACCCGGAAACGACATCCGCGGCGCCGAAGCCGTCCCGGACGCGGCGGCGATCTACGACCGGGCACACGGCTACGGCTCGAGCCTGCCCGACGACGAGGTCATGATCGGCGAGACGGTGCCCGGAGGGACGACGACTGCGCTCGGCGTGTTGACAGCACTCGGCGAACCCGCGGGCGTCTCCTCCTCGCTGCCCGACAACCCGATCGAGCGCAAACACCGCGTCGTCGACGACGCACTCGACGCGAGCGACCTCGAGGGTGGCGACTGCGCGGACGAACCACTGGCGGCGATCCGCGCCGTCGGCGACCCGGTCCAGCCGACGGTCGCCGGTATCGCCGCGGGCGCGCTCGAGTCGGGGAGTGACGTCACGCTCGCCGGCGGAACCCAGATGGTCGCCGTCGCCGCACTCCTGCGTCATGCCGGGATCGACGCGCCGCTGTCGATCGCGACGACCTCGTTCGTCGCCGACGGTCAGGACGACCTCGAGGAGGCCTGTGACCGCCTGAACTGTGATTTGACGGTGACCGATCCCGGCTTCGACCGGCGCGCACACTGTGCGATGGAACGGTACTGTGCTGGCGAGGCCAAGGAGGGCGTCGGGATGGGTGGGTCACTGTCGCTCGTCCCCGAGGGCCGGATGGACGAGGTCAGAGACCGGGTCGAGACAGTGTGTACACGACTCGGGATCGACGAAAACGGGGCGAACGACGGTGCTCCCTGA
- the cbiB gene encoding adenosylcobinamide-phosphate synthase CbiB, producing MALTTVALIGFAFALDLLVGEPRTAAHPVAWFGTLVGWLDREWTDSPTGQRLVGVFVAVLAPLVPAGAAAGAVFAASEVHAVTGAVVAGTVLFLTMSLRSLLELTEEVVVATENDLETARERIRGLVGRDASTLSPAELRSGAIESAAENLSDGLVATLIPFALLAPLSLPAAAAAAAWVKGVNTLDSMLGYPSKPIGTASARLDDLVMWLPARITAASIAVAAGDPRALRRASEWARVPASPNSGWPMATLACVLSVRLRKPDAYDVNPSEELPTLEDGERTVTLVALAAAVAVIVALVFATATTILAAELETTAVSGVRL from the coding sequence GTGGCGTTGACGACGGTTGCACTGATCGGGTTCGCGTTCGCCCTCGATTTGCTGGTGGGCGAGCCTCGGACCGCCGCACATCCGGTCGCCTGGTTCGGAACGCTCGTCGGCTGGCTGGACCGGGAGTGGACTGATTCGCCGACCGGCCAGCGACTGGTTGGCGTTTTCGTCGCCGTACTCGCACCGCTCGTTCCTGCCGGGGCCGCCGCTGGAGCTGTTTTCGCCGCAAGCGAGGTCCACGCCGTCACCGGTGCTGTCGTTGCGGGCACCGTGCTCTTCCTGACGATGAGTCTGCGCTCGCTGCTCGAGTTGACCGAGGAGGTCGTCGTCGCGACGGAAAACGACCTCGAGACGGCCCGTGAACGCATCCGGGGGCTCGTCGGCCGGGACGCATCGACGCTTTCGCCTGCGGAACTCCGCAGCGGGGCGATCGAAAGTGCCGCCGAGAACCTCTCGGATGGGCTGGTCGCGACCCTGATCCCGTTCGCCCTGCTCGCGCCGCTGTCGCTTCCCGCCGCCGCAGCCGCTGCAGCGTGGGTCAAAGGCGTCAACACGCTCGACTCGATGCTGGGGTATCCCTCGAAGCCGATCGGGACCGCGAGCGCCCGGCTCGACGACCTCGTAATGTGGCTGCCCGCCAGGATTACGGCTGCATCCATCGCCGTTGCCGCCGGCGATCCGCGCGCACTCCGGCGAGCCAGCGAATGGGCACGGGTTCCGGCCTCGCCGAACTCCGGGTGGCCGATGGCGACGCTCGCCTGCGTCCTCTCCGTTCGACTGCGGAAGCCGGACGCGTACGATGTCAACCCCAGCGAGGAGCTGCCGACGCTCGAGGACGGCGAGCGCACGGTCACGCTCGTCGCGCTTGCAGCAGCCGTCGCCGTAATCGTCGCTCTCGTGTTCGCGACTGCGACGACAATTCTCGCGGCGGAACTCGAGACGACCGCCGTTTCGGGGGTGAGACTGTGA
- a CDS encoding translation initiation factor IF-2 subunit beta, translating to MDYESSLDRAMEDVPDIGGDEQRLQIPDAEAQKDGAFTRFTNVDDIADVLSREAEHLHRFIQRELGTSGKFEDGRARYNGTFSQQDFDAAVDAYVDEYVLCTECGLPDTRLVREDRTPMLRCDACGAFRPVTKRSTSSQQQQQQEAVEEGKTYTVEITGTGRKGDGVAEKGEYTIFVPGAEEGDVVDIYIKNISGNLAFARLD from the coding sequence ATGGATTACGAATCGAGTCTCGACCGAGCGATGGAGGACGTCCCCGACATCGGGGGCGACGAACAGCGGTTACAGATTCCGGACGCGGAGGCCCAGAAGGACGGTGCCTTCACCCGGTTCACGAACGTCGACGACATCGCCGACGTCCTCTCGCGCGAGGCCGAACACCTCCACCGGTTCATCCAGCGCGAACTGGGGACCAGCGGGAAATTCGAGGACGGACGCGCCCGGTACAACGGGACGTTCTCCCAGCAGGACTTCGACGCGGCCGTCGACGCCTACGTCGACGAGTACGTCCTCTGTACGGAGTGTGGCCTGCCGGACACCCGACTCGTCCGCGAGGACCGCACGCCGATGCTTCGCTGTGACGCCTGTGGTGCGTTCCGACCGGTCACCAAGCGCTCGACGAGCAGCCAGCAGCAACAACAGCAGGAAGCCGTCGAGGAAGGCAAGACCTACACCGTCGAGATCACCGGCACGGGCCGCAAGGGCGATGGTGTCGCGGAGAAAGGCGAGTACACGATCTTCGTCCCTGGCGCAGAGGAAGGCGACGTCGTCGACATCTACATCAAGAACATTTCGGGCAACCTGGCGTTCGCCCGTCTCGATTGA
- a CDS encoding M24 family metallopeptidase produces MSTQLPVEEFEHRLEAVRDRLAETDADAGVWFGATSIEYLTGFDHIQTERPVVLAVTDERIAITVPRLEVERIESNPRIDAVYHYRDYPGGEPIETAVSMLEELGVESVAADADGAPGVMGYQGPALSEFVDLESQGWVARMRWEKSEVELDLIRESAKWANLGHRYLAEYTEPGAHPATVSQRASMEASRAMLDTLGDQYVARTRGDGPVHAGYITGEQTRLPHGHTANRRLEAGDVLVTGASANVDGYYSELERTMFVGDPDDEQVHYFEIMLEAQEIAIDELGPGVPIAAVDRVVEEYFEEQGVADLAQHHVGHNIGMGGHEPPYIDEGWADHCESEHTNYDEADAVMQPGHVWTIEPGIYTDTYGYRHSDTIAVTEDGIEWLTYYPRDLESNIVPLE; encoded by the coding sequence ATGTCGACACAGCTTCCGGTCGAGGAGTTCGAACACCGCCTCGAGGCCGTTCGCGACCGACTCGCCGAAACCGACGCGGACGCCGGCGTCTGGTTCGGCGCGACGAGCATCGAGTATCTCACCGGGTTCGATCACATCCAGACCGAACGCCCGGTCGTCCTCGCAGTGACGGACGAACGCATCGCGATCACCGTTCCCCGACTCGAGGTCGAGCGCATCGAGTCGAACCCGCGGATCGACGCCGTCTATCACTACCGGGACTATCCCGGCGGCGAACCGATCGAGACCGCAGTCTCGATGCTCGAGGAACTGGGCGTCGAGAGCGTCGCGGCCGACGCCGACGGTGCCCCGGGCGTGATGGGCTACCAGGGCCCCGCGCTGTCGGAGTTCGTCGACCTCGAGAGCCAGGGCTGGGTCGCCCGTATGCGCTGGGAGAAGTCCGAGGTCGAACTCGACCTGATCCGGGAGTCCGCGAAGTGGGCGAACCTCGGCCACCGCTACCTCGCGGAGTACACCGAACCCGGTGCCCATCCCGCCACGGTGAGCCAGCGAGCCTCGATGGAGGCCTCGCGCGCGATGCTCGACACCCTCGGCGACCAGTACGTCGCCCGCACCCGCGGCGACGGGCCCGTCCACGCGGGTTACATCACGGGCGAACAGACACGACTTCCCCACGGCCACACCGCGAACCGCCGACTCGAGGCAGGCGACGTGCTCGTTACGGGTGCGAGCGCGAACGTCGACGGCTACTACTCCGAACTCGAGCGGACGATGTTCGTCGGCGACCCCGACGACGAGCAGGTTCACTACTTCGAGATCATGCTCGAGGCTCAGGAGATCGCGATCGACGAACTCGGCCCCGGCGTCCCCATCGCGGCCGTCGACCGCGTCGTCGAGGAGTACTTCGAGGAGCAGGGCGTCGCCGACCTCGCACAGCACCACGTCGGCCACAACATCGGCATGGGCGGCCACGAACCGCCGTACATCGACGAGGGGTGGGCCGATCACTGCGAGAGCGAGCACACGAACTACGACGAAGCCGACGCCGTGATGCAGCCCGGCCACGTCTGGACGATCGAACCCGGCATCTACACCGACACCTACGGCTACCGTCACTCCGACACCATCGCCGTCACCGAGGACGGTATCGAGTGGCTGACCTACTATCCGCGGGACCTCGAGTCGAATATCGTACCGCTCGAGTGA
- a CDS encoding DUF5789 family protein, with amino-acid sequence MSGNDRSRDRAQDHAEQRKSDRADRTESILEDVEQHLGELEYPTTSEEIAAEYGNEPIDMPNETESLGSVFDRLAGEEYDSPEEVREAVYGEITGEAGDHHEANTERDLERLDDQKQGSLGESGSETL; translated from the coding sequence ATGAGTGGAAACGATCGGAGTCGCGACCGTGCACAGGACCACGCCGAACAGCGCAAGTCCGACCGGGCCGATCGGACCGAGTCCATCCTCGAGGACGTCGAACAGCATCTCGGCGAACTCGAGTACCCGACTACGAGCGAGGAGATCGCTGCCGAGTACGGTAACGAACCGATCGACATGCCCAACGAGACGGAGTCGCTGGGCAGCGTTTTCGACCGACTCGCCGGCGAAGAGTACGACTCTCCTGAAGAGGTTCGCGAGGCCGTGTACGGCGAGATCACTGGTGAGGCGGGCGACCATCACGAGGCAAACACCGAACGGGACCTCGAACGACTGGACGACCAGAAGCAGGGGTCGCTGGGCGAGAGCGGAAGCGAAACCCTCTGA
- a CDS encoding RNA-guided endonuclease InsQ/TnpB family protein translates to MAKQAVTRTYTASIRNQQQVSDDLDSLGFAASKLWNVGRWTISRVWDEIDYIPEHDELTAYLKSHERYDDLHSQSSQRVLQELAEAFNGWYGKRRNGDTRANPPGYRKHGDDHPRSTVTFKAAGFKLDTQYDRVRLSKGSNLKEYWSDFILCEYQTRPDVDFSTVESVQQVRAVWTGDGWELHFACKVEVEVSEAPGEKTVGVDLGINNFAALAYEDGHAELYPLNCLKQDDYYFSKRIARCDDADSKQATRLHQTKSARRTHYFHTLSKHIVQRCVEERVGTIVVGDLSGIREDGENGDSKDWGTHGNLDLHSWAFDRFVDLLEYKAEMEGITVKHVSERDTSKSCSCCGRERKANRVERGLYVCDDCGAVMNADVNGAENIRQKVSPSLTCDGGDRSNGWLAQPSTFLFDKETGAFAPQEQITS, encoded by the coding sequence ATGGCGAAACAGGCCGTCACTCGTACCTACACTGCTTCCATCAGGAACCAGCAACAGGTGTCTGACGACCTTGACTCGCTCGGGTTCGCCGCCAGTAAACTCTGGAATGTCGGACGGTGGACAATCAGTCGTGTCTGGGACGAAATCGACTATATCCCTGAACACGACGAACTCACCGCGTACCTCAAGAGCCACGAACGCTATGATGACCTCCATTCTCAGTCAAGCCAGCGAGTCCTTCAAGAACTCGCTGAGGCGTTTAACGGCTGGTACGGCAAACGACGCAACGGAGATACGAGAGCGAACCCACCCGGCTACCGCAAACACGGCGACGACCACCCACGAAGCACGGTCACGTTCAAAGCCGCTGGCTTCAAACTCGACACCCAGTACGACCGCGTTCGACTCTCAAAAGGGTCGAATCTTAAGGAGTACTGGTCGGACTTCATCCTCTGCGAATACCAAACTCGCCCCGACGTTGACTTCTCCACAGTCGAGAGCGTCCAACAGGTACGAGCGGTCTGGACAGGTGACGGGTGGGAACTCCACTTCGCGTGCAAAGTCGAGGTCGAAGTGTCCGAAGCACCGGGTGAGAAGACCGTGGGTGTTGACCTCGGCATCAATAACTTCGCTGCACTCGCCTACGAAGATGGCCATGCCGAACTGTACCCGCTGAACTGCCTGAAGCAGGACGACTACTACTTCAGCAAGCGGATTGCCCGGTGTGACGACGCTGACTCCAAGCAAGCGACTCGGTTGCATCAGACGAAGTCGGCTCGCCGAACCCACTATTTCCATACACTCTCGAAACACATCGTCCAGCGGTGCGTTGAGGAGAGGGTTGGAACGATTGTAGTGGGGGATCTCTCCGGCATCCGCGAAGATGGGGAGAACGGCGACTCAAAAGACTGGGGTACGCACGGCAACCTTGACCTGCACTCGTGGGCGTTCGACCGCTTCGTCGACCTGCTCGAATACAAGGCCGAGATGGAAGGCATCACGGTCAAGCACGTATCCGAGCGAGATACGTCGAAGTCGTGTTCGTGCTGTGGCCGGGAGCGCAAAGCAAACCGTGTTGAACGCGGCTTGTACGTGTGCGATGACTGTGGGGCAGTGATGAACGCGGACGTGAACGGTGCAGAGAACATTCGACAAAAAGTATCTCCGAGTCTCACCTGTGATGGGGGAGATAGGAGTAACGGCTGGTTGGCACAGCCATCGACGTTCCTGTTTGACAAGGAAACTGGTGCGTTTGCACCTCAAGAACAGATCACGTCGTAA
- a CDS encoding MATE family efflux transporter, with translation MRLRLYALCTAIVRTVLRILHNPVKAALWYVGAALARAGVVEQHRVDRTTDLAWPRIVTGIARTSKSAADVAMIGIAVGTAGVAGVGIATPLALLGATLGAGVAGGTISLVSQRFGAERYDELDLVVKQSVWLTVLICSPLVVLFWTYPVELVSLISNDPETVQHAATYLQVMSVATVFIGLNLVGSRTLIGVDDSYSAMIARGGGAIVNIGLNAVFIFGLGMGVAGAALGSVIANVVTTGLFAYGLLGGRFPYVGTFPVTLSLSGPYFDASLTRDLVEISSPIAVKNLVHRTAQFPLLAIAASFGPEVVAAYTIARRVRDLTDTPSWGLKLASSSLVGQHLGRSDETGATAYGWDILRITIAIYVLVVVGVIAFAEPIAGVFVDDPATLPTATVFVQVSAISVFFFGVGGSAAGPLNAAGDTRWPLYARVFGLYAFAIPVAYLGTVALPVPVAGTVTLGITALYASFVLETLVPALVCFYRFASGKWRVVSRAYRPEAATAD, from the coding sequence ATGCGCCTTCGCCTTTACGCTCTCTGTACCGCAATCGTTCGCACCGTCTTGAGGATTCTTCACAACCCGGTCAAGGCCGCGTTGTGGTACGTCGGTGCCGCACTCGCACGGGCAGGGGTCGTCGAACAGCACCGCGTCGACCGCACGACGGACCTGGCGTGGCCGCGGATAGTAACCGGGATCGCTCGGACGTCGAAATCCGCCGCGGACGTCGCGATGATCGGAATCGCGGTCGGGACGGCGGGGGTTGCAGGCGTCGGGATCGCGACTCCGCTGGCGTTGCTCGGGGCGACGCTGGGGGCTGGCGTCGCGGGCGGGACGATCAGTCTGGTCTCACAGCGATTCGGTGCCGAACGCTACGACGAACTCGATCTCGTCGTGAAACAGAGCGTCTGGTTGACCGTTCTCATCTGTTCACCCCTCGTCGTTCTCTTCTGGACGTACCCGGTCGAACTCGTCAGCCTCATCTCGAACGACCCGGAGACCGTCCAGCACGCCGCGACCTATCTCCAGGTGATGAGCGTCGCCACCGTCTTCATCGGTCTCAACCTCGTCGGAAGTCGCACGCTCATCGGCGTGGACGACTCCTACAGCGCGATGATCGCCCGCGGTGGCGGAGCGATAGTGAACATCGGACTGAACGCCGTGTTCATCTTCGGGCTCGGAATGGGCGTCGCCGGTGCCGCACTCGGGTCGGTGATCGCGAACGTGGTCACGACCGGGCTGTTCGCGTACGGGCTCCTCGGCGGACGATTCCCCTACGTCGGAACCTTCCCCGTCACGCTCTCCCTCTCGGGGCCGTACTTCGACGCGTCGCTCACTCGCGACCTCGTGGAGATCTCGTCACCGATCGCGGTCAAGAACCTGGTACACCGGACGGCGCAGTTTCCCCTCCTCGCCATCGCCGCCTCGTTCGGGCCCGAGGTCGTCGCGGCCTACACCATCGCTCGACGCGTACGGGACCTGACTGACACGCCGAGCTGGGGACTCAAACTGGCCTCGAGCAGTCTCGTGGGGCAACATCTCGGCCGGTCCGACGAAACGGGTGCTACGGCGTACGGGTGGGACATCCTCCGGATCACGATCGCGATCTACGTACTCGTCGTCGTCGGCGTCATCGCGTTCGCCGAACCGATCGCCGGCGTCTTCGTCGACGATCCTGCGACACTCCCGACGGCGACGGTGTTCGTTCAGGTCTCCGCGATCAGCGTGTTCTTCTTCGGCGTCGGCGGATCGGCTGCAGGTCCGCTCAACGCCGCCGGAGACACCCGGTGGCCGCTATACGCTCGGGTGTTCGGCCTCTACGCGTTCGCGATCCCGGTAGCGTACCTCGGCACAGTCGCGCTGCCGGTGCCCGTCGCCGGTACGGTCACGCTCGGAATCACCGCACTGTACGCCTCGTTCGTCCTCGAGACGCTCGTGCCAGCACTCGTGTGTTTCTACCGATTCGCCTCCGGAAAGTGGAGGGTCGTCAGCCGGGCGTACCGTCCCGAAGCGGCGACTGCGGACTGA